The following proteins come from a genomic window of Paenibacillus sp. CAA11:
- a CDS encoding phosphotransferase enzyme family protein, which yields MLKLKYLFYNADLAEMLLKNWSYDEDSLGLFKHYRISSNAVYPFRSEGRPQLLRFAPKSEKLGPNLKAELEFLRYLHAHQFEALEAVPSRSGSELVEAETPWGTFYATVFKRVAGTQLSRTEFNAPLLFSYGQALGKLHRLSSQYSPVNPPRWSCMDVLDWIEELLGHNPDEETALKEAHLLRQKFAELSTSSNMYGLIHYDFEADNVFYEEASGTCHVIDFDDAMYHWYAMDVERALNSLQEYIPVEHFAHKKSLFLEGYCTEFELPEHLERLLPICSRFANLYGYARVWRAVNERWEHEPEWLVHLRNRLTEGMKAEAAYFGQSSNLLR from the coding sequence ATGTTAAAACTGAAATACTTGTTCTATAATGCTGACCTGGCCGAGATGTTATTGAAGAACTGGTCCTACGATGAAGATTCATTAGGGCTCTTTAAGCACTATAGAATATCGTCCAATGCCGTCTATCCTTTCCGCTCTGAAGGGAGGCCGCAGCTGCTTCGCTTTGCACCCAAGTCCGAGAAGCTGGGCCCAAATCTCAAGGCTGAGCTTGAATTCCTTCGTTATTTGCACGCCCACCAATTTGAAGCTTTAGAGGCCGTTCCTTCGCGCAGCGGTAGTGAGCTTGTAGAAGCCGAGACCCCTTGGGGAACCTTTTATGCAACCGTGTTCAAGCGGGTGGCCGGTACTCAGCTAAGCCGCACCGAGTTTAATGCCCCCCTACTCTTCTCCTACGGCCAAGCACTGGGTAAGCTTCACCGGTTATCCAGCCAATACAGCCCGGTCAATCCCCCGAGGTGGAGTTGCATGGATGTACTGGATTGGATTGAAGAGCTGCTAGGCCATAATCCAGATGAGGAAACCGCCCTGAAAGAAGCTCATCTTCTTAGACAGAAATTTGCAGAATTGTCCACAAGCTCAAATATGTACGGACTGATCCACTATGATTTTGAAGCTGATAATGTGTTCTATGAGGAGGCTTCAGGCACCTGCCATGTCATTGATTTTGATGACGCAATGTACCATTGGTATGCGATGGATGTAGAACGAGCCTTAAACAGCTTGCAGGAGTATATTCCTGTAGAACATTTCGCCCACAAGAAAAGTCTTTTTCTAGAAGGCTATTGCACCGAGTTTGAGCTACCAGAGCATCTTGAACGCCTTCTTCCCATCTGCAGCCGGTTTGCCAATTTGTATGGTTATGCACGGGTATGGAGAGCCGTGAACGAGCGGTGGGAGCATGAACCAGAATGGCTTGTTCACCTAAGAAATAGGCTGACAGAAGGAATGAAGGCAGAAGCCGCCTATTTTGGCCAAAGCTCTAATCTACTCAGATAA
- a CDS encoding ArsR/SmtB family transcription factor, which produces MTTQKIINDELRVKIFKALADETRLDIIRALYTSRKEMNCGEVGDIRDTTKSNTSYHLRALKEAKLIKVRKEAQAKYMSIDLETFQTYLPGFLDTL; this is translated from the coding sequence ATGACTACTCAAAAAATAATAAATGATGAACTCAGAGTCAAAATATTTAAGGCGTTAGCCGATGAAACAAGATTGGACATCATACGAGCTCTATACACCAGCAGGAAGGAGATGAATTGTGGAGAAGTAGGAGACATTCGCGATACTACGAAATCGAATACTTCGTATCACTTGCGTGCTTTAAAGGAGGCGAAATTGATCAAGGTACGAAAAGAAGCCCAAGCGAAGTATATGAGCATCGATTTGGAGACATTTCAAACTTACTTACCCGGATTTCTGGATACGTTGTAG